In the Kribbella sp. NBC_00482 genome, one interval contains:
- a CDS encoding HAD-IC family P-type ATPase, giving the protein MPADGGVVELGRRHGLTTEQVAERVAAGRTNAVQVRTSRTFGQIVRANVFTFFNGLLGLLLVAVIATGQWRNALFGLVILTNSGIGIIQEVRAKRTLDRLALLNVTKARVVRDGSPGEIDAADVVQDDLVRLRTGDQVLADGPVVAAEGLEIDESLLTGESDPVLKTSGDEVRSGSIVVAGTGEFEARAVGAETYAARLAAEARRFQITRSELVAGTTRLLRWISLVLLVVAPVLLWSQFRSTDNEGWRDAVTGAVAAIVGMIPEGLVLLTSLAFMLAIVTLARRQTLVQELPAVEGLARVDVVCLDKTGTLTHGNVVFGRIEPLLPEPVDDVLALIAAGGGSNATSDALRAAFGPSDSTAVARVPFSSARKWQSVTVGGAAWALGAPEMVLVDENDRAGRAARRRANDVAAGGERVLVLARGVPHEGNVLELPAELVPIALVVLTENIRDDAAATMRYFTEQGVALKVLSGDNPRTVGAVAAAVGVPGVNGSDDAVDARTLPEDPDELADVLDRSSAFGRVSPHQKRAFVKALQSRGHVVAMTGDGVNDALALKDADIGVAMGNGSPATRAVAQLVLLDGRFAHLPDVVAEGRRVIANIERAANLFLVKNVYSLVLALITATALVAYPLEPIQLTLISNLTIGIPAFFLALGPNTRRYLPGFLGRTLRFAVPVGVVTAVCAFAGYRLMRVVDPGSGVTGARTVTTVVVLVVSLWTLSILARPLRLWKVALLAAMVLLAAVAVLVPAIGHGLFLLEVTPYRLLAALALAAVGIALVEVTSRIGRRRWDGLSVPH; this is encoded by the coding sequence GTGCCTGCCGATGGTGGCGTCGTCGAGCTTGGACGCAGGCACGGTCTGACCACGGAGCAGGTCGCCGAGCGGGTCGCGGCGGGGCGGACGAACGCGGTTCAGGTGCGGACCAGCCGGACCTTCGGGCAGATCGTTCGGGCCAATGTCTTCACGTTCTTCAACGGGCTGCTCGGGCTGCTCCTGGTCGCCGTCATCGCGACCGGTCAGTGGCGGAACGCGCTGTTCGGGCTGGTGATCCTCACCAACTCCGGGATCGGAATCATCCAAGAGGTACGTGCCAAGCGGACACTGGATCGGCTCGCCCTGCTCAACGTCACCAAAGCCCGCGTCGTGCGCGACGGTTCGCCGGGCGAGATCGACGCCGCCGACGTCGTCCAGGACGATCTCGTGCGACTCCGCACCGGCGATCAGGTGCTCGCCGACGGCCCAGTGGTGGCCGCCGAGGGTCTCGAGATCGATGAGTCGTTGCTGACCGGGGAGTCCGATCCGGTGCTCAAGACGTCGGGTGACGAGGTGCGATCAGGGTCGATCGTCGTCGCCGGAACTGGCGAGTTCGAGGCGCGGGCGGTCGGCGCCGAGACGTACGCCGCCCGGCTGGCCGCCGAGGCACGCCGGTTCCAGATCACCCGCTCCGAGCTGGTCGCCGGTACGACGAGACTGCTGCGCTGGATCTCCTTGGTCCTGCTCGTCGTCGCGCCGGTGTTGCTGTGGTCGCAGTTCCGGAGCACGGACAACGAGGGCTGGCGGGACGCGGTCACCGGAGCTGTCGCGGCGATCGTCGGGATGATCCCCGAGGGGCTTGTGCTGCTGACGTCGCTGGCGTTCATGCTCGCGATCGTGACACTGGCGCGCCGGCAGACGCTCGTCCAAGAACTGCCGGCAGTCGAAGGACTGGCACGGGTCGATGTCGTCTGCCTGGACAAGACCGGCACGCTGACGCACGGCAACGTGGTGTTCGGCCGCATCGAACCACTCCTACCTGAGCCGGTCGACGACGTACTTGCCTTGATCGCCGCCGGCGGCGGCTCGAACGCCACCTCCGACGCGCTGCGCGCCGCGTTCGGGCCGTCGGACTCGACGGCTGTCGCACGGGTGCCGTTCTCCTCGGCCCGCAAATGGCAATCGGTGACCGTAGGCGGCGCCGCCTGGGCACTCGGTGCGCCCGAGATGGTGCTGGTCGATGAAAACGACCGGGCGGGTAGGGCGGCCCGGCGCCGCGCGAACGACGTGGCAGCTGGAGGAGAGCGGGTGCTCGTGCTGGCCCGTGGCGTGCCGCACGAGGGCAACGTGCTGGAGCTGCCCGCGGAGCTTGTGCCGATCGCGCTCGTTGTACTGACGGAGAACATCCGTGATGACGCCGCCGCGACGATGCGGTACTTCACCGAGCAAGGCGTCGCGCTGAAGGTGCTGTCCGGCGACAACCCGCGGACAGTCGGTGCGGTGGCCGCGGCGGTCGGCGTACCAGGTGTCAACGGCTCCGACGATGCCGTCGATGCGCGGACTCTGCCCGAGGACCCCGACGAGCTGGCCGACGTACTCGACCGGTCATCGGCGTTCGGGCGGGTGAGCCCGCACCAGAAGCGCGCGTTCGTGAAGGCGCTGCAGAGCCGAGGTCATGTGGTCGCGATGACCGGCGACGGCGTCAACGACGCGCTCGCGCTGAAGGACGCCGACATCGGGGTTGCCATGGGCAACGGGTCACCCGCCACCCGTGCGGTGGCGCAGCTGGTGCTGCTCGACGGGCGCTTCGCCCATCTGCCCGATGTCGTCGCCGAGGGACGCCGGGTGATCGCCAACATCGAACGGGCCGCGAACCTGTTCCTGGTCAAGAACGTCTATTCACTGGTCCTGGCGCTGATCACCGCGACCGCTCTGGTGGCGTATCCGCTGGAACCGATCCAGCTCACGTTGATCTCGAACCTCACGATCGGGATCCCCGCGTTCTTCCTGGCGCTCGGCCCCAACACCAGACGGTATCTGCCGGGCTTCCTCGGCCGGACGCTACGGTTCGCGGTTCCTGTCGGTGTGGTGACCGCCGTCTGCGCCTTTGCGGGTTACCGCCTGATGCGTGTGGTCGATCCCGGCTCGGGCGTTACCGGCGCTCGTACCGTCACCACCGTCGTCGTACTGGTCGTGTCCTTGTGGACGCTGTCGATCCTTGCTCGGCCACTGCGGCTGTGGAAGGTGGCACTACTCGCCGCGATGGTCCTGCTCGCGGCTGTCGCCGTACTGGTTCCCGCAATCGGCCACGGCCTGTTCCTGCTCGAGGTCACGCCGTACCGGCTGCTCGCCGCCCTCGCGCTGGCTGCCGTTGGCATCGCTCTGGTCGAGGTCACCTCCCGAATCGGCCGCCGACGATGGGATGGCCTGTCTGTCCCTCATTGA
- a CDS encoding ArsR/SmtB family transcription factor — protein sequence MTTPLHQLKAEFFKTLGHPTRIRVLELLSEREMAVSELLPEVRLEASNLSQQLSVLRRAGLVSARRDGSQVYYSLTSPQVAELLAVARGILTSVLSDQVELLDGLRADSVASGLVRRAR from the coding sequence ATGACGACACCGCTGCACCAGTTGAAGGCGGAGTTCTTCAAGACGCTGGGGCATCCGACGCGTATCCGAGTCCTCGAACTGTTGAGCGAACGCGAGATGGCGGTCAGTGAGCTCCTGCCCGAGGTTCGCCTCGAGGCCTCGAATCTGTCCCAGCAGCTGTCGGTCCTGCGCCGGGCCGGCCTCGTGTCGGCCCGCCGCGACGGCTCGCAGGTCTACTACTCGCTGACCAGCCCTCAGGTGGCTGAGCTGCTCGCCGTGGCCCGGGGCATCTTGACATCGGTGCTGTCGGATCAGGTCGAGCTGCTGGACGGTCTGCGCGCGGACTCCGTTGCCTCGGGGTTGGTACGGCGAGCCCGGTGA
- a CDS encoding respiratory chain complex I subunit 1 family protein, whose amino-acid sequence MSVVGVVVQVVLLVVLAPYLVGLMRQVRARMEGRAGAGFGQPWRDLRKQFRKEPITPAGSSWVFAAAPAVLVATTLVIATVAPFVATVSPLDGIADLFAVVALLLLGTVALALAGLDTGTAFGGMGASREITVAALAEPTILLAGFALSARVGTTNLAAIVERGQQAPGDVLSPASLLAAVALAVVVIAEAGRLPVDNPSTHLELTMIHEAMVLEYAGRDLALVEFASALRLTVLLGLWSSLFLPWGVATSASPVALLIGVVAFVAKVAVLGAVLAAGEVFMAKLRLFRVPELLAGSFLFGLLAVSSSFFLA is encoded by the coding sequence ATGAGTGTCGTTGGAGTTGTCGTCCAGGTCGTGCTGCTGGTCGTGTTGGCGCCGTACCTGGTCGGCTTGATGCGGCAGGTGCGTGCGCGGATGGAGGGTCGTGCGGGTGCCGGGTTCGGGCAGCCGTGGCGCGATCTGCGCAAACAGTTCCGCAAAGAGCCGATCACCCCGGCCGGATCGAGTTGGGTCTTCGCCGCGGCGCCGGCTGTGCTGGTGGCGACCACCCTGGTGATCGCGACGGTCGCACCCTTCGTCGCTACGGTGTCGCCTCTGGACGGGATCGCGGATCTGTTCGCGGTCGTCGCGTTGCTGCTGCTCGGGACGGTCGCCTTGGCGCTGGCCGGACTGGACACCGGTACGGCGTTCGGCGGCATGGGCGCCAGCCGCGAGATCACGGTCGCGGCGTTGGCCGAGCCGACGATCCTGCTGGCCGGCTTCGCGTTGTCCGCCCGGGTCGGTACGACGAATCTCGCCGCGATCGTGGAACGCGGTCAGCAGGCGCCAGGCGACGTACTGTCCCCGGCGTCGCTGCTCGCCGCGGTCGCGCTGGCCGTCGTGGTGATCGCGGAAGCGGGGCGGCTGCCGGTCGACAACCCGTCGACGCATCTCGAGCTGACGATGATCCACGAGGCGATGGTGCTGGAGTACGCCGGTCGTGACCTGGCGCTGGTGGAGTTCGCGTCGGCGCTGCGGCTGACGGTGTTGCTGGGGCTGTGGTCGAGTCTGTTCCTGCCGTGGGGCGTGGCTACTTCGGCGTCGCCTGTGGCATTGCTGATCGGGGTGGTCGCGTTCGTCGCGAAGGTCGCCGTACTCGGGGCGGTGCTGGCGGCTGGTGAGGTGTTCATGGCCAAGCTGCGGCTGTTCCGGGTGCCGGAGCTGCTGGCCGGATCGTTCCTGTTCGGTCTGCTGGCCGTCTCGTCCTCCTTCTTCCTGGCGTGA
- a CDS encoding ABC transporter ATP-binding protein yields MSTPALSVAHLGKRFGDRVAVDDVSFTVAPGETYGLLGPNGAGKTTTIRLVCGLLRADRGEVLLAGSPVGPAIPDAKRHIGYVPQEIALYPDLTARENLRFFGRLHGLRGKPLSRRVGEVLELIGLTDRAGDRVESFSGGMRRRLNIGAGLLHQPSLLVLDEPTVGVDPQSRHAVMESVRSFGAAGMAVLYTTHYMEEAERLCDRVGIIDHGRLVAEGTRRELVAQLGERDRINLTATGDLALLANRCRALAGVDRADVKDGAVQLIASDGRRLLPDVLEAADRTGVSVRSVDVDEPDLEAVFLHLTGTALRE; encoded by the coding sequence ATGTCGACCCCGGCGCTGTCGGTGGCGCACTTGGGCAAGCGGTTCGGCGACCGGGTGGCGGTCGACGACGTCAGCTTCACGGTGGCGCCGGGGGAGACGTACGGTCTGCTCGGCCCGAACGGGGCCGGCAAGACCACGACGATTCGCCTGGTCTGTGGGCTGTTGCGGGCCGACCGGGGAGAGGTCCTCCTGGCCGGTTCTCCGGTCGGCCCGGCGATCCCCGACGCGAAGCGGCACATCGGGTACGTCCCGCAGGAGATCGCCCTCTACCCGGATCTGACCGCCCGCGAGAACCTGCGGTTCTTCGGCCGGTTGCACGGGCTGCGGGGCAAACCGTTGAGTCGTCGGGTCGGCGAGGTGCTCGAGTTGATCGGACTGACGGATCGAGCCGGCGACCGCGTGGAGTCGTTCTCCGGCGGGATGCGACGGCGGCTCAACATTGGAGCCGGGTTGTTGCACCAGCCGTCACTACTGGTCCTCGACGAGCCGACGGTCGGTGTGGATCCGCAGAGCAGGCATGCCGTGATGGAGAGCGTGCGGTCGTTCGGCGCCGCGGGTATGGCGGTGCTGTACACCACTCACTACATGGAAGAGGCGGAGCGGCTCTGCGACCGCGTCGGGATCATCGACCACGGGCGATTGGTCGCCGAGGGCACCCGTCGGGAGCTGGTCGCGCAGCTCGGCGAGCGCGACCGGATCAACCTGACCGCGACCGGCGATCTGGCTCTGCTCGCCAACAGGTGCCGGGCGCTCGCGGGTGTCGACCGCGCGGACGTCAAGGACGGAGCGGTGCAGCTGATCGCGTCCGACGGGCGCAGGCTGCTCCCCGACGTACTCGAGGCAGCTGACCGGACCGGCGTGTCGGTTCGGTCGGTGGACGTGGACGAGCCCGATCTGGAGGCCGTCTTCCTGCACCTGACCGGTACGGCGTTGCGGGAGTGA
- a CDS encoding hydrogenase large subunit, protein MSPDVRTYPNRRQSTVTAANLADRATALLKSGFRLALVSAHDDPDGFRVVYLFVAAQPDRRLELVLTTSRSEPRIPSLAALSFPAGRFERELHDLFGIDIADHPLPQRLVLHQHWPDGWFPMRRDAGEPADFGGFGDIDEPYPFVKVDGTGVYEIPVGPIHAGLIEPGHFRFSVVGETILKLKARLWFVHKGIEKLAEGRLIADVLPLTERISGDTAVGHALAFCLAVEEARDWRVSGQTQDLRAVLLELERLYNHVTDIGALCNDVGYGIANAHAQRIREQLLRLNKDVTGHRLLRGAIAPGAVRVRSLPTPEVFAAIAADIQEVVDIALGNSVVLDRMTGTAVLTLEQARDIGTLGYVARASGLDHDARRDHPFTPLTARVTASAQTSGDVLSRLLTRVDEIHASVALITELLASRPPLSAETPKPSWLAAGRSSGVGLVEGWRGTIAHRIEFAPDGTVSRLKIVDPSFFNWPALPVALADTIVPDFPLTNKSFNLSYAGNDL, encoded by the coding sequence ATGAGCCCGGACGTCCGGACCTATCCGAACCGCCGCCAGTCGACGGTCACCGCGGCGAACCTCGCGGACCGGGCGACGGCCCTGCTGAAGAGCGGATTCCGCCTGGCGTTGGTCTCCGCGCATGACGACCCGGACGGCTTCCGCGTGGTGTACCTCTTCGTCGCCGCACAGCCCGACCGGCGACTCGAACTGGTCCTGACCACGAGTCGCTCCGAGCCCCGGATCCCAAGCCTGGCGGCGCTGTCGTTCCCGGCCGGTCGATTCGAGCGTGAGCTGCACGACCTGTTCGGTATCGACATAGCGGACCATCCGCTTCCGCAGCGGCTCGTGCTGCACCAGCACTGGCCGGACGGCTGGTTCCCGATGCGCCGCGACGCGGGAGAGCCGGCTGACTTCGGCGGGTTCGGCGACATCGACGAACCGTACCCGTTCGTGAAGGTCGACGGCACCGGCGTGTACGAGATCCCGGTGGGCCCGATTCATGCCGGGCTGATAGAACCCGGCCACTTCCGGTTCTCGGTCGTCGGCGAGACCATCCTGAAACTCAAGGCCCGGTTGTGGTTCGTGCACAAGGGGATCGAGAAGCTTGCCGAGGGCAGATTGATCGCCGACGTGCTGCCGCTGACAGAGCGGATCTCCGGCGACACGGCCGTCGGGCACGCTCTCGCGTTCTGCCTGGCCGTCGAAGAGGCCCGGGACTGGCGTGTGTCGGGACAGACCCAGGATCTGCGAGCGGTGCTGCTTGAACTGGAGCGCCTCTACAACCACGTGACGGATATCGGGGCCTTGTGCAACGACGTCGGCTACGGCATCGCCAACGCCCACGCGCAACGAATCCGCGAGCAACTGCTCCGCCTCAACAAGGACGTCACCGGCCACCGCCTCCTGCGCGGCGCGATCGCACCCGGTGCCGTCCGCGTCCGCTCCCTCCCCACACCGGAGGTCTTCGCCGCGATCGCCGCCGATATCCAGGAGGTCGTCGACATCGCGCTCGGCAACAGCGTCGTACTCGACCGGATGACCGGAACCGCCGTACTGACCCTCGAACAGGCCCGTGACATCGGGACCCTCGGGTACGTCGCCCGCGCCAGCGGACTCGACCACGACGCCCGCCGCGACCACCCCTTTACACCGCTGACGGCCCGGGTGACCGCCTCGGCACAGACCTCCGGGGACGTCCTGTCGAGACTCCTCACCCGCGTCGACGAGATCCACGCATCCGTCGCCCTGATCACCGAACTGCTCGCCAGCCGGCCACCCTTGAGCGCGGAAACACCCAAGCCCAGCTGGCTCGCCGCCGGACGGTCGTCCGGCGTCGGCCTGGTCGAAGGCTGGCGCGGAACGATCGCGCACCGGATCGAGTTCGCCCCGGACGGCACCGTGTCCCGCCTCAAGATCGTCGACCCGTCGTTCTTCAACTGGCCGGCTCTCCCGGTCGCCCTGGCCGACACGATCGTCCCCGACTTCCCCCTCACCAACAAGAGCTTCAACCTCTCCTATGCAGGGAACGACCTGTGA
- a CDS encoding universal stress protein, with translation MNTGEGVIVCGIDGSAGGLRAVEWAFDEARRRSCRLRAVTVWSWDGPEYGRTIGSAEEARRLAVDIQDEILTKVVGERPEPELEKLVLEGRPSEQLCRAAHDADLLILGSHGHGAFHDALVGSTSLHVVRHAPCPVVLLPDPARAEHERRASRPRHRLPGPQGGVPTF, from the coding sequence GTGAACACTGGTGAGGGCGTCATCGTGTGTGGGATCGACGGGTCTGCCGGCGGGCTGCGCGCGGTCGAGTGGGCATTCGACGAGGCACGTCGCCGGTCCTGCCGGCTGCGCGCGGTGACGGTCTGGTCGTGGGACGGGCCGGAGTACGGGCGGACGATCGGCAGCGCGGAGGAGGCCCGAAGGCTTGCTGTCGACATCCAGGACGAGATCCTGACCAAGGTCGTCGGCGAACGCCCCGAGCCCGAGCTCGAGAAGCTCGTCCTGGAAGGACGTCCGAGCGAACAGCTGTGCCGGGCAGCGCATGACGCCGATCTCCTGATCCTCGGCAGCCACGGCCACGGCGCGTTCCACGACGCCCTGGTCGGCTCGACCAGCCTGCACGTCGTCCGCCATGCGCCCTGTCCGGTGGTGCTGTTGCCCGACCCGGCCAGGGCTGAGCACGAGCGCAGGGCATCGAGGCCACGTCACCGGCTGCCAGGTCCGCAGGGCGGCGTCCCGACCTTCTGA
- a CDS encoding proton-conducting transporter transmembrane domain-containing protein, whose translation MTIGWALLGVLVVAGLGALGAFAADPRRRAVIAGLSTVAAGAFGVLAGVLALGGRTFSTTIPELLPLSEASVAVDALSGLFCLLIGGVAVVAGIYSIGYFGGGHAGSRSAQGLLPLFVAAMIMIPAAGNVTTFLVLWELMALASLALVLAEHRLRPAVRDAGVWYGAMTHAGLVAILLGLVLFASMAGGESFEVLRAAQLSEGARSVVFVLILIGFGSKAGLVPLHVWLPRAHPEAPSPVSALMSAAMVKLGLYGVLRVGLDLLGGGPRWWWMLVLTVGGVSALYGVLQASVAVDLKRLLGYSTTENLGLIFLGVGAGGMFAAAGNRTLASLLIAAAVLHALNHAGFKTLLFLGAGSVLRATGVRDLDDLGGLVSRMPVTAALFGVGALAAAALPPGNGFVSEWLLVQGLIHGLPGADAVTAVSMPLAVGVVALTAGLGVATFVKAFGVGFLARPRSESAAAAKESPLSMRGAMLLAAVVCTGLAVVPASLGPTLARMLEVLPSVRDGSPLRGGVTLRLAGIQGSMSPLLILAGLLLAALLVVALVRRGLPRRVSLVWGCGGTRLDPRMEYTATSFAEPLTRVFDDVLRPENDLDVTHHAESQYLIESVQYRQRVDDRLEGALYPPVLAAGNKFGVVLSRLQNGSVHRYLALGLAGLIAVLVVVGLTT comes from the coding sequence ATGACGATCGGTTGGGCGCTGCTCGGTGTACTGGTGGTCGCCGGGCTGGGCGCGCTGGGTGCATTCGCCGCTGATCCACGCCGTCGTGCGGTGATCGCTGGGCTGTCGACCGTTGCCGCGGGTGCTTTCGGTGTCCTGGCGGGAGTGCTTGCGCTGGGCGGCCGGACGTTCTCGACGACGATCCCCGAGCTGCTGCCGCTGAGCGAGGCGTCGGTCGCTGTGGACGCATTGTCCGGGCTGTTCTGCTTGCTGATCGGTGGCGTCGCGGTCGTCGCCGGGATCTACAGCATCGGCTACTTCGGTGGCGGACACGCCGGATCGCGATCGGCGCAGGGGCTGCTGCCGCTGTTCGTCGCGGCGATGATCATGATTCCGGCGGCCGGGAACGTGACGACGTTCCTGGTGCTGTGGGAGCTGATGGCTCTGGCGTCCCTCGCTCTGGTGCTGGCCGAGCACCGGCTGCGGCCTGCCGTTCGCGATGCCGGTGTCTGGTACGGCGCGATGACGCATGCCGGTCTGGTCGCGATCCTGCTCGGGTTGGTGCTGTTCGCGTCGATGGCCGGTGGTGAGTCGTTCGAGGTTCTGCGCGCGGCGCAGCTGTCCGAGGGGGCTCGTTCGGTCGTCTTCGTGCTGATCTTGATCGGGTTCGGCTCGAAGGCTGGTCTGGTGCCGCTGCACGTGTGGTTGCCGCGGGCTCATCCGGAGGCGCCGAGCCCGGTGTCGGCGTTGATGTCGGCGGCGATGGTGAAGCTCGGCCTGTACGGCGTACTGCGCGTCGGCCTCGACCTGCTCGGCGGTGGTCCGCGCTGGTGGTGGATGCTGGTGCTGACCGTTGGCGGCGTGTCCGCGTTGTACGGCGTACTGCAGGCCAGTGTCGCGGTGGATCTGAAGCGTCTGCTCGGCTACTCGACGACCGAGAACCTGGGATTGATCTTCCTCGGCGTCGGCGCGGGTGGGATGTTCGCCGCTGCCGGCAACCGCACGCTGGCGAGTTTGCTGATCGCGGCCGCGGTGCTGCATGCGCTGAACCATGCGGGGTTCAAGACGTTGCTGTTCCTGGGTGCGGGATCGGTGCTGCGGGCGACCGGCGTTCGTGATCTCGACGACCTGGGTGGGCTGGTGTCGCGGATGCCGGTGACGGCGGCGTTGTTCGGCGTCGGGGCGTTGGCGGCCGCGGCGTTGCCGCCGGGCAACGGGTTCGTGTCCGAGTGGCTGCTGGTGCAGGGGCTGATCCACGGTCTGCCGGGCGCGGACGCTGTGACCGCGGTGTCGATGCCGTTGGCGGTCGGGGTTGTGGCGCTGACCGCGGGGCTGGGTGTGGCGACGTTCGTGAAGGCGTTCGGGGTCGGGTTCCTGGCGCGCCCGCGGTCGGAATCGGCGGCTGCGGCGAAGGAGTCGCCGCTGAGTATGCGCGGCGCGATGCTTCTCGCGGCGGTGGTGTGTACCGGCCTGGCGGTGGTGCCGGCCTCGCTGGGGCCGACCTTGGCTCGAATGTTGGAGGTACTGCCTTCCGTGCGGGACGGTTCGCCGTTGCGTGGTGGGGTGACGTTGCGGTTGGCGGGGATCCAGGGGTCGATGTCGCCGTTGCTGATCCTGGCGGGGCTGCTGTTGGCGGCGCTGCTTGTGGTCGCGTTGGTACGGCGTGGGCTGCCTCGTCGTGTGTCGTTGGTGTGGGGCTGCGGTGGTACGCGGCTCGACCCGCGGATGGAGTACACGGCGACCTCGTTCGCGGAGCCGTTGACGCGGGTGTTCGACGACGTACTGCGTCCCGAGAACGACCTCGACGTCACGCATCACGCGGAGTCGCAGTACCTGATCGAGAGTGTTCAATACCGGCAGCGCGTCGACGATCGGCTCGAGGGCGCTCTGTATCCGCCTGTTCTTGCTGCTGGCAACAAGTTCGGTGTGGTGCTCAGCCGGCTGCAGAACGGCAGCGTGCACAGGTATCTCGCGCTCGGCCTTGCCGGTCTGATCGCGGTCCTCGTTGTCGTGGGGCTGACCACATGA
- a CDS encoding NADH-quinone oxidoreductase subunit B family protein, translating to MRDLFRKIRSTGRVAEPAPERRPVQDDVLRGSVQVRHVDAGSCNGCELEIGSAFGPVYDAERYGARLVASPRHADVLLVTGPVTRNMADPLRKAYDATPAPKRVVAVGDCAHDCGVFAGGYGVEGAVADVIPVDGVVRGCPPEPPQIIEALRDLTGR from the coding sequence GTGAGAGATCTGTTCCGGAAGATCCGCTCGACCGGCCGGGTCGCGGAGCCCGCGCCGGAGCGGCGGCCGGTGCAGGACGACGTACTCCGGGGCTCGGTGCAGGTGCGCCATGTCGATGCCGGGTCCTGCAACGGCTGTGAGCTCGAGATCGGCTCGGCCTTCGGACCGGTGTACGACGCGGAGCGGTACGGCGCGCGCCTGGTCGCCTCGCCCCGGCACGCGGACGTGCTGCTGGTGACCGGTCCGGTGACCCGGAACATGGCCGACCCGTTGCGGAAGGCGTACGACGCGACTCCGGCGCCGAAGCGGGTCGTCGCGGTGGGGGACTGCGCACACGACTGTGGTGTGTTCGCGGGCGGTTACGGTGTCGAAGGTGCTGTCGCGGACGTGATTCCGGTCGATGGCGTCGTCCGCGGATGTCCGCCGGAGCCGCCGCAGATCATCGAAGCGCTGCGGGACCTGACCGGACGATGA
- a CDS encoding proton-conducting transporter transmembrane domain-containing protein codes for MSLTALLVAAPVVAPLAASAAAVKLGWRRSVAVSTVVAALVVLTVGAGTLVWTTDGGAVEAGSWLRIDALSGVMLIVIGAVGAVATCAGIGYLDEELATGHTTANRARWYGVLVPLFLAAMVVAVLANNLGLLWAAIEATTIVTAFLVGHGRSRKSLEATWKYVIICSVGIALAYLGTVLVNYAAKQAGVVEHGTLDWTELVAHADELDPGVMRLAFALLVLGFGTKAGLVPLHSWLPDAHSQAPAPVSALMSGVLLPVAVYALARYRVIAVASVDPGFVRGLLLVVALLSLLLAAGLLLAQRDYKRLLAYSSIEHMALAVVGVAIGTPLAIAAALLHIVGHGLGKAVLFCGAGEILAREGSTRIDAVRGLFTRTPVLAGLFAAGLAALLGLPPFSLFVSEIGLIRAGIDAHLGWVMAVVLALLLVVFVAISTKTAGLLLGAGPPEPQGQGGVATMTALRESTVVPLTAGLVALAVLGLVDWPLGALLHAAGQIVGTP; via the coding sequence ATGAGTCTCACTGCGCTTCTGGTGGCGGCCCCGGTCGTCGCTCCGCTGGCCGCCTCCGCGGCTGCGGTGAAGCTGGGGTGGCGGCGTTCCGTTGCTGTCAGCACGGTCGTGGCCGCTCTGGTGGTTCTGACGGTCGGTGCAGGTACGTTGGTGTGGACCACCGACGGCGGCGCGGTCGAGGCCGGGAGCTGGCTGCGCATCGATGCGTTGTCCGGCGTGATGCTGATCGTCATCGGCGCCGTCGGCGCTGTCGCGACCTGTGCCGGGATCGGGTATCTGGACGAGGAGCTCGCGACTGGGCACACCACCGCGAATCGCGCCCGGTGGTACGGGGTCCTCGTGCCGCTCTTCCTGGCCGCGATGGTCGTCGCCGTACTGGCGAACAACCTCGGCCTGCTCTGGGCCGCGATCGAAGCCACCACGATCGTCACCGCGTTCCTCGTCGGCCACGGCCGATCGCGGAAGTCGCTCGAGGCAACCTGGAAGTACGTGATCATCTGCTCGGTCGGGATCGCGCTGGCGTATCTGGGGACGGTGCTGGTCAACTACGCGGCCAAGCAAGCGGGCGTCGTGGAGCACGGAACGCTCGACTGGACCGAACTCGTCGCGCACGCTGATGAGCTCGACCCGGGCGTGATGCGGCTCGCGTTCGCGCTGCTCGTGCTGGGGTTCGGGACAAAGGCCGGCCTTGTGCCGCTGCACAGTTGGTTGCCGGACGCCCACAGTCAGGCGCCGGCTCCGGTGTCCGCGCTGATGTCCGGCGTACTTCTGCCGGTCGCGGTCTACGCGCTGGCTCGCTATCGGGTCATCGCGGTCGCCAGCGTCGATCCCGGGTTCGTCCGCGGTCTGTTGCTCGTGGTCGCCTTGTTGTCGTTGCTGCTGGCGGCGGGGCTGCTCCTGGCGCAGCGCGACTACAAGCGGCTGCTCGCGTACTCCAGCATCGAGCACATGGCGCTCGCGGTCGTCGGGGTGGCGATCGGTACGCCGCTGGCGATCGCGGCCGCGCTGCTGCACATCGTCGGGCACGGTCTCGGCAAGGCAGTGCTGTTCTGCGGGGCGGGGGAGATCCTCGCGCGTGAAGGCAGCACCAGGATCGATGCCGTTCGTGGGTTGTTCACGCGTACGCCGGTCCTCGCCGGGCTGTTCGCGGCCGGCCTGGCCGCGTTGCTCGGGCTCCCGCCGTTCAGCCTGTTCGTCAGTGAGATCGGTCTGATCCGCGCCGGGATCGACGCACACCTGGGCTGGGTGATGGCCGTCGTGCTCGCCCTGCTGCTCGTCGTCTTCGTCGCGATCAGCACCAAGACGGCGGGCCTCCTCCTGGGGGCGGGGCCACCAGAGCCCCAGGGACAGGGAGGTGTCGCGACGATGACGGCACTTCGGGAATCGACCGTCGTACCGCTGACGGCTGGGCTCGTCGCGCTCGCCGTACTGGGCCTCGTCGACTGGCCGCTCGGCGCGCTGCTGCACGCCGCCGGCCAGATCGTGGGGACCCCATGA